Below is a genomic region from Zonotrichia leucophrys gambelii isolate GWCS_2022_RI chromosome 1A, RI_Zleu_2.0, whole genome shotgun sequence.
CTTTTTCTCTCGCTGTATCCTGCCAGGTGCCAGCCCGTCGTCAGCACTTCGGTGACTCTCTAGGGACTCTGATTtatgggaaatgggagaaaaggaagaaatgaaataCCACATTAAGGAAAGACAGACAAGGGGACCAGTCATAAAATAAGCTAACAGAGGATACTGGCACAGAGTGATGCACGAAACCCAACAAGCACAGAGGCTTGAAAGGTAACAAACAGTCTGTACTGTCTGACCAGAGGGATGGGGCTTGGTGCTCTAACACAATCATTTCAGATTCAATCTCTAATGCCTGTATGCTCCTTCTAAAGACAAGTGGATCTAGAAATGTTACCATGACTAAATGTATCATTATCCCCTGTCCCATTGACTTGTCAGGGAGAAGAAAGGCTGCAGTGGCAGAGTTCCCAATCAGGGTGTCTGCAGTAGGAAACACCACTCATTTCTCTCAAGTTTTAATCCCAGTACTTTACACCTGAAAGTCAAGGGCTTGGGATCCTCCGGTAACTTGGCCAGGTTAAATTTAAGGGCTCCACAGCACCCTAACCTCTTTCCCACTCTGACTGCATGGCCTGGCAAGGGCTGTAAAGGGcaccctttaaaaaaattatttgttgaTTCTTTTTGCAAACCCCTCTGAGATTATGAAGCAGTCATACCTTCTTTCTTCTTGGCGCCATCATAAGCCATGGTGGTCCTGCAGGAGCCTGTGAATGAGCTGCCACGTCTGGGCTCCTTCCCCCGTTCCCATCTATAGGAAAAGGTCTGAGAAACAGAGAATGAAAATAACCCTCCCACAAAGAAGAAGCACTTTGTAAATGGGGAAACTTTCTCTGAACCAAATAAGGATTCTTTGGGAGACAGTGGGAAAGGAAATGAGTGGTCACTCTTCAGGCTTGATCCATTTGGGTGTTCTAATCAAAATGGATATTGTGTTACTCTAAATAGAGAAAATCCCACCCTTTCTTATAAAATATGTGAATCACTGAACtaatttatttacaaaaataaaaagagggtGAGAAGACAACTGAGTTTGGTTTTCATGACACACAAAACTACACCCTGTGTCAAAGCCATTTTTTGTCAGGAGCCACTGTAGCAAAGAATGGGATGTTTAAAGAGATTTCAAACCCTTGAGTCTCAGATGAAGTGAAGGATAAGAAGTGACAAGGCACAAGGAATTAAATTACAAAAGAATtattattggggtttttttttttggttggtgtttttttgttttgttttgtttttttctagaGGATCACACATTTTGTATTAGAGGTGTGTATCCTCCTGATGTGCTTCCCAATGCTACCACTGCAGCCATTCTGAATGCCAGCCTGGGAGAGGGGATGAGCACTCCTTTTAGCTAGGCCTGCAGCAACCCAGCCTCTACCTCCCAGGTTTCAGGCCTCCTCTAAGTGAGCCACTGTGCCAGCTAGGGGCATGCAGCAGGACAGTGCTACTGTGGAACGGCCACACTCTGGTTCTCTCAGAGCAAACAGCTTTTGTTCCTCAGCCAGTGACCAGCTCAGCAAGATCAACGTTCTGCTCCTACGGGATTAATCCAATGGCTGCCAGCTGCCTTTGCATGTCCATGCACATGTGTCAACACCCAGGCACAAACACCAGGCAGCCTGCTCACCCCAGCTGCCATGGTAATCTCGTCACACTGAAGCTATATGGGAATactctgggagcagggaactGGTGCTCGTACATTCCCCATGCAACTCGATTTTATAAACAACTGGATGAGGCTGACAATGTACAACTCATTCATCCTACAGTGGTTACTTAACTGATGCAACAAAATCTCAACTAAATCAGGCTTGTGGGTACACATGAGATGCTTCTGTTTAAATTCATAGGAATACATGCTATTTCTTCAGGTTTTGGGAAAACACCCACTGCTGAATGTCAAGACAGTGTTCTCACCATTATATATTGCTGGTAGCAAACACAAGGATTCCACCTAAAAACAAGAGCACTGCCTATGTACATGCAGAGAACACTGCACTCAGCAATAAAAAAGAGCATCTTGCCACTTGTAGGCTAGTGATGTTAAACCAGACGTTTTCAacattttgtgctgtttgtttgCCAGACAGACTTCACTGAGAGGACACACAACACCAGAGTATTATGCTCAAGAGAGAAAGGGTCTAATACAGACACTGCTCTGCAAAACAAAGCTGAAGACATTCATTCATGAATGGATGACATGGAGAGCCTAAGATTTCTTTGTGCCTATATGCATACCTTTTAGTCTCTTTTTAGATCTTATCTGCTTGGCAAGAACAAAGCTCGGTAGATACTGCCCAAAGGTGCTCACAGCCCAGATCCGGCAAATACAAAACAGACCCTTAACCACTCTCATCTTGTAAACCTCAGTTAGGTTCCCCTGCTTCAAATTCCCGGCTTTCAGCACCGATGGCACAGGCTCAGCGGGGAAGCTCTCCCTGCACGTCTCCCGCTCCTCAGCGCACATGCCCGCGGGTTCaaggcccagcctggctcttcggcagccccggggctcctCGGTCCCGGTGCCGGCCGGCTGTGGAGGCGGCCCCCTCACCCCCGTGCCGCCGGCGCTCCGGGCCGGGGCCGTCAGGGCAGGCGGCACCGCCGGCAGCTCCGCGCGCAGCCGAGGCGCCAACCCCGGCACCGGCCCCTCCGCGGGCACGGACCGGCGCCCGGCCCGTCCTGCGCATGCGCCCCGACACCCCCCGGAGCCCGGGCCCCGCCACCGCCGCCTCCGTTCAAAGCGGGCTCGtccgccccgctcccgcccgcgcGTCCCCTCACCCGAGCGGGCTCCAGCCTCACGCCAGCCCGCGGCTCCGCCCCTGCAGCAGGCCCGGGCGTGCCCCGACTGCGGGGCCGCCCAGCGGCGACAACGCCCGCCGGCGCCAAGCCGCGGCCGCAGGGTGGGGACGAACCGCGGCCGCCTCACTCGGCCCCGCCGCttcccgccgcgccgccgcccgcggccGCCATCTTGGACAGGGAGACAAGGGACCCGCGCCAGCGCCGGCCAGCCGAGCGCCGAGCGTCTCCAACGCGGCacccgc
It encodes:
- the LOC135458479 gene encoding basic salivary proline-rich protein 2-like, which translates into the protein MPAGSRPSLALRQPRGSSVPVPAGCGGGPLTPVPPALRAGAVRAGGTAGSSARSRGANPGTGPSAGTDRRPARPAHAPRHPPEPGPRHRRLRSKRARPPRSRPRVPSPERAPASRQPAAPPLQQARACPDCGAAQRRQRPPAPSRGRRVGTNRGRLTRPRRFPPRRRPRPPSWTGRQGTRASAGQPSAERLQRGTRGAGRRLAELIDERRGPAALSDTRGTHRGYLCPAPTPPPPVQECPRSP